From the genome of Oligoflexus sp.:
CCGTCATCTGGAAGATAGACCGTTTCACTCTGAATGCGTTGGAAGATATCATCGTCTTGCATGAATGTTCTCCTCGGTCACGCCGGATAAGAGTCGGCGTAATTTTTCCTTGCCGCGAAGTATGTGCGACTTCACAGTTCCGAGCGGCATACCCAGCAGCTCGCTGATGTCTTCATGGGTCATCTCTTCACAGCCCATCAGATGCAGACAGGTTCGTTCGCCCGGAGAAAGATGCTGCATGGCCTTTTCCAGATCGAGCCTGAGACCCTCGGGCGGCGCCGGGGCTCCATGCTCATCCAACGATTCCAGAAAATCGAGGCGTCCATCACGACCTTTCATGCGCAGGGCCTTGCGAAAAGCTATGGTGAAGAGCCACGAACGAAAACTGCCGCCGCGCCAGCTGCTGAGTTTTTGATAGGCGATCAGCCAGGTTTCTTGGGCGCAATCATCTGCCAGAGAAGGATCGACCAGCAGGCGGCGCAGAAACACGCGGATCGCGGATTGATGCAAAAGAACGAGCTGACGAAAGGCGTGGCGATCGTCTTCCGTCAGAACCCGGCTGATCAGCTGCGTTTCATCGAGGCTCATCGTGCGAACCGGCTTTCTGTCTTTTCTGTGATTGCTTCCAGAGGAAAAGATAGCCGACGCCCAGCAGCGTGGGTACAAGGCCGATCGCCCAGGCCCGCCCGGCCTGTTGATCAGTAAGGGTGGCCAGCACAGTCATTCCCGAAAGTCCGAGCGCGATCAAAAGCACGGCCTTGCGCAGATCACTGTCAGGCGAGGGCTTGGATTTATTGTCCAAGGCGTCCAGAAAGGAAGCCGGCAGGGTCTGGCCGCTTTGAATCGCGGCGCGCACGGTGTCGAGCATGTCGCGCCTTTTGCGATACGAAAAATAGAGCATGAAAAACGAGACGATCGTCATGCTGCCGAAGACGATGCCGGGAATCAAAAACGATTCATTGAAAATAATCTGGGCTGTGCTTTTGGGGGTTGCGGCCTGGCGTTCCAGAATTTCCACGATCTGGTGCGGTTCCAATTTATTCAGCACCTCCGGCGGCAGAGGCGTGGTGCCGAGCAGCACGACATCCTTTGCGGCTTGGGTGTCGCCCGGAGCGGGCTCGGTGATCACGCCCTGGCGTTCTTCGATCGGCGCGGCCGACCCCGGTGTTCCCATGAAATAAAGGCTGAGGCCGAAGGTCATCAGGATCAGACGTAAGGTTCGGAAGGGACGTTTCATAAAGTTTGGCTCCCAGAGGGCAGGGTTCATGTTTCTGTTCGTT
Proteins encoded in this window:
- a CDS encoding RNA polymerase sigma factor, coding for MSLDETQLISRVLTEDDRHAFRQLVLLHQSAIRVFLRRLLVDPSLADDCAQETWLIAYQKLSSWRGGSFRSWLFTIAFRKALRMKGRDGRLDFLESLDEHGAPAPPEGLRLDLEKAMQHLSPGERTCLHLMGCEEMTHEDISELLGMPLGTVKSHILRGKEKLRRLLSGVTEENIHARR
- a CDS encoding DUF6249 domain-containing protein; protein product: MKRPFRTLRLILMTFGLSLYFMGTPGSAAPIEERQGVITEPAPGDTQAAKDVVLLGTTPLPPEVLNKLEPHQIVEILERQAATPKSTAQIIFNESFLIPGIVFGSMTIVSFFMLYFSYRKRRDMLDTVRAAIQSGQTLPASFLDALDNKSKPSPDSDLRKAVLLIALGLSGMTVLATLTDQQAGRAWAIGLVPTLLGVGYLFLWKQSQKRQKAGSHDEPR